GGGTCTTGGGCGCGTACGAAGCGTTGGATGGGGGTTTGATTTGAGGGCAGGTCGACCAGGCGACCGGCGCAGACGACGATGTGGTCTGGGGCGTAGATGATGCCGTCCAGGTATTCGGTTTTGGGGGATGCAGTGGCCTCACGGAAGACTGTCATCGCTTGGGACATGCTGGAGGTGGAGTGGTAGGTTAGTTCGACGTAGGGTTTTGCTTCGCGACATTGGATCTCGAGCATAGTTACGACACCGAGAGTTCCAAAGGATGAGGCCGCAGCCCAGAAGAGTTCCTTCTCGTCGGGAGCCTTTTGGGAAGCTGTACGAATGTCGCCGTTAGCTAGGACGAGCTCGATCCGGTTCACCGTCGCATCGAAGAATCCGTGTCGAAAGGAGCTGCTCTCGCCGGACGTTCCGGAGAAGCCGCCGCCTGCGGTGATACCGGGGAATTCCATCACGACCAGCGGGATAAGGCCGTGAGGGAGAGTGGCCTTGACGAGTTCGTCCATGGGGACGTTAGGCTCGACCAGAACTGTCTTGCGGTCTGTGTCAACAGCCAGGACATGGTTCAGATTCGCggtgttgatggtgttggcCGCGCTATGTTGCGATTGTCGCGTGCTGTTCGTGGAGCCATGGTAAATGCGGAagggttgttggtttttgTGGAATTGGTGAACTTGTGCCGCGATGGTGGCGACAGCTATATTGTGAGCTTCCATGGTGCTATCCTGAAGCACAACATAGGTGTTCAGAAAGGAGATGCTAAGTGAAGTACCCTTGAAATGCGGGTGCCTGTTGTGGTGTTGATCGGGACTTTTCCCCACTCGGAAAGTCAATGCACGGGTaatgacctcatcctcgagATTAGATTAGATTAGATACGTATACACATTGCCTCCTAGTCTACGAATTCTCGATTTATTGCCAGACTCATCCAGACTTGTGCGACACCTGAGAACGCCTCCAAGATACAAACATGAACAAAATCGAGACCACGAGACCCAACCCCGCAAAGCCAATACCCAAGTAAAGAGCTCCTCGATAGCCCCGGAGGACATTGCGTCCACCATCGTTCACATTCGACTCCACGGTCCCGGCAAATCCTAGTCCGAGGGAGATGGAGTAGTTGACCGTGGTGGTCACGAGGGATGCGGCGAGgccttgatggtggtggggCATTGAATtgctgaggatgagggtgCCGGATGGGAAGGACATATCCCTGTCGCAACTTGTTAAAGCGGTGAACTTTGGGCTAGGAGAGACAATCAACTTACATGCCCCATGACGTGATAAGGCTAGCTACAAATGCCTGAGCCCAGTAGGTCTGGTCCACGGGGACCGTTGCAAAGACGGACAGACCGGCCGTAAAGAAGACCATCGCGCAAAACATGATGACACTAGGGGGCAGTCGGCCGAGCAGGAATCCTGTCAGCAGAGCCGCTATAGCACCAGACGGAGCCGCGGCAACCCATTTGGCTGTGGCTAGTAACGGAGAGTTACCCTTGATTTCCTCCATAAATTGGTAAAAGTAGTAGATAATGATGCCAAAGCTGGACCACCCAGCGGCGATACATCCCAGCACCCATGCTAGGTCACCGGTAAAGACTGCACTTGGCAGCAGCGGACATTGGGCAATGCGTTCGATCCAAAGGAAGCCGCCGAAGATGATAAAGCCAACTATGAGCAGCACGTAGGTGTACGGGGTGGCCCATCCGACCAACGCGGCCTGGTTCCAAGCAAAATTGATCAGTACGAGGGCGATGATACCGGCCGCTGCTCCTAGCAGATCCAGTCGCACCCAAATCGGAAGGTCCTTCTGGAAATGAGGTCGCGACGTGTGCGGAATGACCAAAACACCCAGCACAGCAAAGGCAAAGCACACCATGCCCTGGACCCAGTACGCCCACGGCCACCACGTCATTTGTGCCAAGATCGAGGAGAACACTCCCCCAATGATGAAGCCGCTCGGCGCGGTGGCCCCAAAGAAGCTAAAGATCATCTCTTTGCGCAAGCCCGGTGGGTATGCGCGCCCGAGGATGGCGATCGCATTCGGGAGCAACATGGCCGGTCCCATTCCTTGTAAAGCGCGGCAG
This window of the Aspergillus oryzae RIB40 DNA, chromosome 8 genome carries:
- a CDS encoding MFS transporter (predicted transporter (major facilitator superfamily)) gives rise to the protein MESDMYDATPSPSASRSDVSRNELNGKLPDDPNDDPEALTRTDTTLSAVVPPKELWREILFVVVVCMAQFMTQAGLCISIAPVYIIGRSFQTSTPGELSWFAAAYSLTVGTFILVCGRLGDVLGHRLMFIIGFAWFGLWSLLAGFSVWSNQVFFDCCRALQGMGPAMLLPNAIAILGRAYPPGLRKEMIFSFFGATAPSGFIIGGVFSSILAQMTWWPWAYWVQGMVCFAFAVLGVLVIPHTSRPHFQKDLPIWVRLDLLGAAAGIIALVLINFAWNQAALVGWATPYTYVLLIVGFIIFGGFLWIERIAQCPLLPSAVFTGDLAWVLGCIAAGWSSFGIIIYYFYQFMEEIKGNSPLLATAKWVAAAPSGAIAALLTGFLLGRLPPSVIMFCAMVFFTAGLSVFATVPVDQTYWAQAFVASLITSWGMDMSFPSGTLILSNSMPHHHQGLAASLVTTTVNYSISLGLGFAGTVESNVNDGGRNVLRGYRGALYLGIGFAGLGLVVSILFMFVSWRRSQVSHKSG